GTACAATCAACTTCGGTAACGATTCCAAAATAAGGACTTTTCATTCCGGAAAAAAATTCAAAATGTTCTTTTCTCTTCCAGTTTTCAACATCAATAGTTTTCATTTCTAAATTTAGATTAATGAATTTCTTCTTCTAATATTTTTTCTTCTGTAGCAATTTTCTTAGGATTTGCGACTTTTGCAATCGTCAATCCCTGAACTATAATTGAAAACACAACTACACAATAAGTGATGCTGATGATAATCTGGCTGTATTCATTAATCGGAATTGATAACGCCAAAGCGATAGAAACACCGCCACGGATTCCTCCCCAAACCAAAACTTTCACAGTTTGCGGACTGAATCGGTATTTGAAAGCCATAAACTTTGTCGGAACAAAAATCGCCACCCAACGTGCCAACAAAACGATTAAAATACAAATCCCGCCTGCTACTAAATATTCATTTAAATCTTTGATTAACAGCAATTCAAACCCGATAAACAGGAATAGAACAGCGTTCATTATTTCGTCAATCAATTCCCAAAATTTGATGAGATAATCTTGCGTTTCAGATTTCATTTTGAAACTTTCGCTGAAATTCCCCATAAATAATCCGGCAGCAACCATCGCCAAAGGTGCAGAAATATGCATCTCGTGAGCAATCAAATAACCGCCCATAACCACTGATAATGTGATTAATACGGAAATAATATAATCATCCACAACCCGCATTGCCCGCGAAGCCGAATATCCGAGAAGAACTCCTAAAAGCAAACCTCCGCCCGCTTCACGAAGCAAAAGCAAACCGATATTTTCGACATTCAAATCGATTTCTTTTCCGATGGCAATTTGTAAAACGACTGTAAAAACAACAACCGCCATACCGTCATTAAACAAAGATTCCCCAGCAACTTTGGTTTCCAAAGATTTTGAAACTTTGGCTTGCTTCAAAATACTCAGAACCGCAACTGGGTCGGTTGGAGAAATCAGCGCTCCGAAAACGATACAATAAATCAACGGCATCTGAACACCAACCAACGGCAAAAGATAATAAACACCAAAACCAACAGCAAAGGTAGAAATGATAACACCAACAGTAGAAAAAATCACAACTGGTCCGAATTGTTCCTTCAAATCTTTGATGTTAATATGAATTCCTCCCGCAAAAAGCAGAAAGTTAAGCATCGCGCCCATCAGAACTTCAGTAAAGTCGAAGCTGTGTACTAATGCGGTTAAATGTGAAGTTGTCTTTGGTAAAAAATTATCGCCCGATGCCACCAACGTTACAGAAACGATAATCGCAATCACCATTATCCCGATTGTACTTGGTAATTTGAGAACGCGATAATTGATGTAGGCAAATAAGGACGCTAAGACGATAAGAACTGAAAATGAGTAATATAACTCCATTAATTTTTTATTTTGTGTTGATCGTTAAGATTCTCCAATTGATTCAACTTATTTAAATTTATTTTATATTCTTAATTTTCTTCCTCGTCCTCAAAATATTCGAACAACAAATCATTGTAAGGGAAACGTGAAATATGAATCCTGTGAACCTCATCATAAATCATTTTTTTCATCTCAGGGAAATTCTGTTTGTTAAGCGCAGAAATGAAAAC
The genomic region above belongs to Epilithonimonas zeae and contains:
- a CDS encoding cation:proton antiporter, with product MELYYSFSVLIVLASLFAYINYRVLKLPSTIGIMVIAIIVSVTLVASGDNFLPKTTSHLTALVHSFDFTEVLMGAMLNFLLFAGGIHINIKDLKEQFGPVVIFSTVGVIISTFAVGFGVYYLLPLVGVQMPLIYCIVFGALISPTDPVAVLSILKQAKVSKSLETKVAGESLFNDGMAVVVFTVVLQIAIGKEIDLNVENIGLLLLREAGGGLLLGVLLGYSASRAMRVVDDYIISVLITLSVVMGGYLIAHEMHISAPLAMVAAGLFMGNFSESFKMKSETQDYLIKFWELIDEIMNAVLFLFIGFELLLIKDLNEYLVAGGICILIVLLARWVAIFVPTKFMAFKYRFSPQTVKVLVWGGIRGGVSIALALSIPINEYSQIIISITYCVVVFSIIVQGLTIAKVANPKKIATEEKILEEEIH